The following are from one region of the Trichoplusia ni isolate ovarian cell line Hi5 chromosome 1, tn1, whole genome shotgun sequence genome:
- the LOC113498219 gene encoding frizzled-2 isoform X1: MTMWLWWVVAGALAAGGGALQPRCQEITIPMCRGIGYNLTSFPNALDHDTQEEAGLEVHQYWPLVEIKCSADLKFFLCSVYTPICIEDYAKPLPACRSVCERARAGCAPLMQKYGFQWPERMACERLPRAGDPDQLCMEETERAREPPPPPARRPPRPACSDPKNCAGGAAAGEPPPGDCACACRPPLVSVRALHNASTLAGVPACALPCRGAFFTREEKEFAAVWVALWGGLCAASTLMTLTTFLIDSQRFKYPERPIVYLSACYFMVALGYLARLALGHDEVACEGALLRTSANGPGACTLVFVLVYFFGMASSIWWVVLSFAWFLAAGLKWGNEAIAGYAQYYHLAAWLIPAAKTVAVLLAGAVDGDPVAGICYVGNSSPENLKRYVLAPLIVYFALGATFLLAGFVSLFRIRSVIKRQGGVGAGSKADKLEKLMIRIGVFSVLYAVPAGVEIGCLAYEAGGHAAWLRRTACGAACGPRPLYSALMLKYFMALAVGITSGVWIWSGKTLESWRRVWRPRPPPRPPRARGSRCRTTGPSSQAAPQRPGAVPRVTLSPPRVASSPSVSRRTTYT; encoded by the exons ATGACGATGTGGTTGTGGTGGGTGGTGGCGGGTGcgctggcggcgggcggcggcgcccTGCAGCCGCGCTGCCAGGAGATCACCATCCCCATGTGCCGCGGTATCGGCTACAACCTCACCTCCTTCCCCAACGCGCTTGACCATGACACGCAGGAAGAGGCCGGCCTAGAG gTCCACCAATACTGGCCGCTTGTGGAAATCAAATGTTCAGCTGACCTGAAGTTCTTCCTGTGCTCGGTGTACACGCCCATCTGCATCGAGGACTACGCGAAGCCGCTGCCGGCGTGCCGCAGCGTGTGCGAGCGCGCGCGCGCCGGCTGCGCGCCGCTCATGCAGAAGTACGGCTTCCAGTGGCCCGAGCGCATGGCGTGCGAGCGGCTGCCGCGCGCCGGCGACCCCGACCAGCTGTGCATGGAGGAGACGGAGCGCGCGcgcgagccgccgccgccgcccgcgcgccgcccgccgcgccccgccTGCTCCGACCCAAAAAactgcgcgggcggcgcggctgCGGGCGAGCCGCCGCCCGGCGACTGCGCCTGCGCGTGTCGCCCGCCGCTCGTCAGCGTGCGCGCGCTGCACAACGCAAGCACGCTGGCCGGCGTGCCCGCCTGCGCGCTGCCCTGCCGCGGCGCCTTCTTCACGCGCGAGGAGAAGGAGTTCGCGGCCGTGTGGGTCGCGCTCTGGGGCGGCCTGTGCGCCGCCTCCACGCTCATGACTCTCACTACCTTCCTGATCGACTCCCAGCGCTTTAAGTACCCGGAGCGGCCCATCGTGTACCTGTCCGCGTGCTACTTCATGGTGGCGCTGGGCTACCTGGCGCGGCTCGCGCTCGGCCACGATGAGGTCGCCTGCGAGGGCGCCTTGCTGCGCACCTCCGCCAACGGCCCGGGCGCCTGCACCCTGGTTTTCGTGTTGGTGTACTTTTTCGGTATGGCGTCCTCGATATGGTGGGTGGTGCTGTCCTTCGCGTGGTTCCTCGCCGCGGGCCTGAAGTGGGGAAACGAGGCTATCGCAGGCTACGCGCAATACTACCACTTGGCCGCCTGGCTAATCCCAGCTGCGAAGACGGTGGCCGTGTTGCTTGCCGGCGCGGTGGACGGTGACCCGGTGGCTGGCATTTGCTATGTCGGGAACTCTTCACCTGAAAACCTAAAACGCTACGTGCTCGCTCCCCTGATCGTGTACTTCGCGCTCGGTGCAACATTTCTGCTAGCCGGCTTCGTGTCGCTGTTCCGTATTCGTTCGGTGATCAAGCGGCAGGGCGGCGTGGGCGCCGGCTCCAAGGCCGACAAGCTGGAGAAGCTGATGATCCGCATCGGAGTGTTCAGCGTGCTGTACGCGGTGCCGGCGGGCGTGGAGATCGGCTGCCTGGCGTACGAGGCGGGCGGCCACGCGGCCTGGCTGCGGCGGACCGCGTGTGGCGCGGCGTGCGGCCCGCGCCCGCTTTACTCCGCGCTCATGCTCAAGTACTTCATGGCGCTGGCCGTGGGCATCACGTCGGGCGTGTGGATCTGGTCGGGCAAGACGCTGGAGTCGTGGCGGCGCGTgtg gcgcccgcgccccccgccgcgcccTCCGCGCGCTCGGGGCAGCCGCTGTCGGACTACGGGCCCGTCTAGTCAGGCCGCGCCGCAGAGACCTGGTGCAGTGCCGCGAGTGACGCTGTCGCCGCCGCGTGTCGCGTCTAGTCCTAGTGTATCGCGACGCACAACATATACGTAA
- the LOC113498219 gene encoding frizzled-2 isoform X3, protein MTMWLWWVVAGALAAGGGALQPRCQEITIPMCRGIGYNLTSFPNALDHDTQEEAGLEVHQYWPLVEIKCSADLKFFLCSVYTPICIEDYAKPLPACRSVCERARAGCAPLMQKYGFQWPERMACERLPRAGDPDQLCMEETERAREPPPPPARRPPRPACSDPKNCAGGAAAGEPPPGDCACACRPPLVSVRALHNASTLAGVPACALPCRGAFFTREEKEFAAVWVALWGGLCAASTLMTLTTFLIDSQRFKYPERPIVYLSACYFMVALGYLARLALGHDEVACEGALLRTSANGPGACTLVFVLVYFFGMASSIWWVVLSFAWFLAAGLKWGNEAIAGYAQYYHLAAWLIPAAKTVAVLLAGAVDGDPVAGICYVGNSSPENLKRYVLAPLIVYFALGATFLLAGFVSLFRIRSVIKRQGGVGAGSKADKLEKLMIRIGVFSVLYAVPAGVEIGCLAYEAGGHAAWLRRTACGAACGPRPLYSALMLKYFMALAVGITSGVWIWSGKTLESWRRVWRGGRGREAGAARRALVKGAV, encoded by the exons ATGACGATGTGGTTGTGGTGGGTGGTGGCGGGTGcgctggcggcgggcggcggcgcccTGCAGCCGCGCTGCCAGGAGATCACCATCCCCATGTGCCGCGGTATCGGCTACAACCTCACCTCCTTCCCCAACGCGCTTGACCATGACACGCAGGAAGAGGCCGGCCTAGAG gTCCACCAATACTGGCCGCTTGTGGAAATCAAATGTTCAGCTGACCTGAAGTTCTTCCTGTGCTCGGTGTACACGCCCATCTGCATCGAGGACTACGCGAAGCCGCTGCCGGCGTGCCGCAGCGTGTGCGAGCGCGCGCGCGCCGGCTGCGCGCCGCTCATGCAGAAGTACGGCTTCCAGTGGCCCGAGCGCATGGCGTGCGAGCGGCTGCCGCGCGCCGGCGACCCCGACCAGCTGTGCATGGAGGAGACGGAGCGCGCGcgcgagccgccgccgccgcccgcgcgccgcccgccgcgccccgccTGCTCCGACCCAAAAAactgcgcgggcggcgcggctgCGGGCGAGCCGCCGCCCGGCGACTGCGCCTGCGCGTGTCGCCCGCCGCTCGTCAGCGTGCGCGCGCTGCACAACGCAAGCACGCTGGCCGGCGTGCCCGCCTGCGCGCTGCCCTGCCGCGGCGCCTTCTTCACGCGCGAGGAGAAGGAGTTCGCGGCCGTGTGGGTCGCGCTCTGGGGCGGCCTGTGCGCCGCCTCCACGCTCATGACTCTCACTACCTTCCTGATCGACTCCCAGCGCTTTAAGTACCCGGAGCGGCCCATCGTGTACCTGTCCGCGTGCTACTTCATGGTGGCGCTGGGCTACCTGGCGCGGCTCGCGCTCGGCCACGATGAGGTCGCCTGCGAGGGCGCCTTGCTGCGCACCTCCGCCAACGGCCCGGGCGCCTGCACCCTGGTTTTCGTGTTGGTGTACTTTTTCGGTATGGCGTCCTCGATATGGTGGGTGGTGCTGTCCTTCGCGTGGTTCCTCGCCGCGGGCCTGAAGTGGGGAAACGAGGCTATCGCAGGCTACGCGCAATACTACCACTTGGCCGCCTGGCTAATCCCAGCTGCGAAGACGGTGGCCGTGTTGCTTGCCGGCGCGGTGGACGGTGACCCGGTGGCTGGCATTTGCTATGTCGGGAACTCTTCACCTGAAAACCTAAAACGCTACGTGCTCGCTCCCCTGATCGTGTACTTCGCGCTCGGTGCAACATTTCTGCTAGCCGGCTTCGTGTCGCTGTTCCGTATTCGTTCGGTGATCAAGCGGCAGGGCGGCGTGGGCGCCGGCTCCAAGGCCGACAAGCTGGAGAAGCTGATGATCCGCATCGGAGTGTTCAGCGTGCTGTACGCGGTGCCGGCGGGCGTGGAGATCGGCTGCCTGGCGTACGAGGCGGGCGGCCACGCGGCCTGGCTGCGGCGGACCGCGTGTGGCGCGGCGTGCGGCCCGCGCCCGCTTTACTCCGCGCTCATGCTCAAGTACTTCATGGCGCTGGCCGTGGGCATCACGTCGGGCGTGTGGATCTGGTCGGGCAAGACGCTGGAGTCGTGGCGGCGCGTgtggcgcggcgggcgcgggcgcgaggcgggcgcggcgcggcgcgcgctcGTCAAGGGCGCCGTGTGA
- the LOC113498219 gene encoding frizzled-2 isoform X2 — translation MTMWLWWVVAGALAAGGGALQPRCQEITIPMCRGIGYNLTSFPNALDHDTQEEAGLEVHQYWPLVEIKCSADLKFFLCSVYTPICIEDYAKPLPACRSVCERARAGCAPLMQKYGFQWPERMACERLPRAGDPDQLCMEETERAREPPPPPARRPPRPACSDPKNCAGGAAAGEPPPGDCACACRPPLVSVRALHNASTLAGVPACALPCRGAFFTREEKEFAAVWVALWGGLCAASTLMTLTTFLIDSQRFKYPERPIVYLSACYFMVALGYLARLALGHDEVACEGALLRTSANGPGACTLVFVLVYFFGMASSIWWVVLSFAWFLAAGLKWGNEAIAGYAQYYHLAAWLIPAAKTVAVLLAGAVDGDPVAGICYVGNSSPENLKRYVLAPLIVYFALGATFLLAGFVSLFRIRSVIKRQGGVGAGSKADKLEKLMIRIGVFSVLYAVPAGVEIGCLAYEAGGHAAWLRRTACGAACGPRPLYSALMLKYFMALAVGITSGVWIWSGKTLESWRRVWRPPPRPPRARGSRCRTTGPSSQAAPQRPGAVPRVTLSPPRVASSPSVSRRTTYT, via the exons ATGACGATGTGGTTGTGGTGGGTGGTGGCGGGTGcgctggcggcgggcggcggcgcccTGCAGCCGCGCTGCCAGGAGATCACCATCCCCATGTGCCGCGGTATCGGCTACAACCTCACCTCCTTCCCCAACGCGCTTGACCATGACACGCAGGAAGAGGCCGGCCTAGAG gTCCACCAATACTGGCCGCTTGTGGAAATCAAATGTTCAGCTGACCTGAAGTTCTTCCTGTGCTCGGTGTACACGCCCATCTGCATCGAGGACTACGCGAAGCCGCTGCCGGCGTGCCGCAGCGTGTGCGAGCGCGCGCGCGCCGGCTGCGCGCCGCTCATGCAGAAGTACGGCTTCCAGTGGCCCGAGCGCATGGCGTGCGAGCGGCTGCCGCGCGCCGGCGACCCCGACCAGCTGTGCATGGAGGAGACGGAGCGCGCGcgcgagccgccgccgccgcccgcgcgccgcccgccgcgccccgccTGCTCCGACCCAAAAAactgcgcgggcggcgcggctgCGGGCGAGCCGCCGCCCGGCGACTGCGCCTGCGCGTGTCGCCCGCCGCTCGTCAGCGTGCGCGCGCTGCACAACGCAAGCACGCTGGCCGGCGTGCCCGCCTGCGCGCTGCCCTGCCGCGGCGCCTTCTTCACGCGCGAGGAGAAGGAGTTCGCGGCCGTGTGGGTCGCGCTCTGGGGCGGCCTGTGCGCCGCCTCCACGCTCATGACTCTCACTACCTTCCTGATCGACTCCCAGCGCTTTAAGTACCCGGAGCGGCCCATCGTGTACCTGTCCGCGTGCTACTTCATGGTGGCGCTGGGCTACCTGGCGCGGCTCGCGCTCGGCCACGATGAGGTCGCCTGCGAGGGCGCCTTGCTGCGCACCTCCGCCAACGGCCCGGGCGCCTGCACCCTGGTTTTCGTGTTGGTGTACTTTTTCGGTATGGCGTCCTCGATATGGTGGGTGGTGCTGTCCTTCGCGTGGTTCCTCGCCGCGGGCCTGAAGTGGGGAAACGAGGCTATCGCAGGCTACGCGCAATACTACCACTTGGCCGCCTGGCTAATCCCAGCTGCGAAGACGGTGGCCGTGTTGCTTGCCGGCGCGGTGGACGGTGACCCGGTGGCTGGCATTTGCTATGTCGGGAACTCTTCACCTGAAAACCTAAAACGCTACGTGCTCGCTCCCCTGATCGTGTACTTCGCGCTCGGTGCAACATTTCTGCTAGCCGGCTTCGTGTCGCTGTTCCGTATTCGTTCGGTGATCAAGCGGCAGGGCGGCGTGGGCGCCGGCTCCAAGGCCGACAAGCTGGAGAAGCTGATGATCCGCATCGGAGTGTTCAGCGTGCTGTACGCGGTGCCGGCGGGCGTGGAGATCGGCTGCCTGGCGTACGAGGCGGGCGGCCACGCGGCCTGGCTGCGGCGGACCGCGTGTGGCGCGGCGTGCGGCCCGCGCCCGCTTTACTCCGCGCTCATGCTCAAGTACTTCATGGCGCTGGCCGTGGGCATCACGTCGGGCGTGTGGATCTGGTCGGGCAAGACGCTGGAGTCGTGGCGGCGCGTgtg gcgccccccgccgcgcccTCCGCGCGCTCGGGGCAGCCGCTGTCGGACTACGGGCCCGTCTAGTCAGGCCGCGCCGCAGAGACCTGGTGCAGTGCCGCGAGTGACGCTGTCGCCGCCGCGTGTCGCGTCTAGTCCTAGTGTATCGCGACGCACAACATATACGTAA